From the genome of Uranotaenia lowii strain MFRU-FL chromosome 1, ASM2978415v1, whole genome shotgun sequence, one region includes:
- the LOC129737900 gene encoding uncharacterized protein LOC129737900: MASKPFEPNVFLKLKKCIAGLRKSIAFLKECLHLGLTPVSHKVVVNEKVPSKLVKKLESGFIKDSVEKLYAQLNIKTLKCYALHLKLARDYPIEFPAFLTKVKVAEKCEERRKERVLRNKLELLKARQPPRNYEKPSVAVLDGFVVNRSKEEFTDKQIDLLNKGLNYAVSRKPRMDQIIIDVETAIRSSKLSTAQKDCARAEVADVLRKGINGKSNVEEIQIAKELRRKEVFYVKADKGNSVVIMDKTDYNGLMQAKIDEGPYRVRREDPLPEMVKEVEKTLKDCGPILGFAPGALKVSAPIVLRIKGLPKIHKPGNEMREIISGVNAPTEEVAKWLLNEFKRMPKPFKTRSVTNTLEFVNRLQASGGIEEDEVMVSFDVSALFPSVPVKEASNLLEDWLLQQHNGSTWKLKVRNYKKLVDLYEQKLKDYMPNVETSSSQYRS, from the exons ATGGCATCCAAGCCGTTCGAGCCAAAcgtgtttttaaaattgaagaagtgTATCGCGGGGCTACGTAAAAGTATAGCATTCCTGAAGGAGTGTTTACATCTTGGGCTAACTCCTGTTAGTCATAAAGTGGTGGTAAATGAAAAAGTGCCATCGAAATTGGTGAAGAAACTCGAAAGTGGTTTCATAAAAGACAGTGTTGAGAAGTTGTATGCACAACTTAACATCAAAACGTTGAAGTGCTACGCATTGCATTTGAAGCTGGCCAGGGACTACCCGATCGAGTTCCCTGCGTTTCTGACGAAGGTCAAGGTGGCGGAAAAGTGCGAGGAAAGGCGTAAGGAAAGGGTGCTACGGAATAAGTTGGAGCTACTGAAGGCAAGGCAGCCGCCACGGAACTACGAGAAACCCAGCGTGGCGGTACTGGATGGTTTTGTGGTGAATCGATCGAAGGAAGAGTTCACCGACAAACAGATCGATCTACTCAACAAAGGTCTAAACTACGCGGTGTCGAGGAAACCAAGGATGGACCAGATAATCATCGATGTAGAGACGGCTATTAGGTCCAGTAAGCTGTCCACGGCCCAGAAGGATTGCGCCAGAGCCGAAGTGGCAGATGTCTTGAGAAAGGGCATCAATGGGAAATCCAACGTCGAGGAAATCCAGATAGCGAAAGAACTTAGGAGAAAGGAGGTGTTCTACGTCAAGGCGGACAAGGGAAATTCGGTGGTCATCATGGACAAAACGGATTACAACGGATTGATGCAGGCCAAAATCGATGAAGGACCGTATCGAGTTCGAAGAGAGGACCCGCTACCGGAGATGGTTAAGGAGGTGGAAAAAACGCTGAAGGACTGTGGACCGATCTTAGGGTTTGCGCCGGGCGCCCTGAAAGTGTCTGCCCCAATCGTCCTTAGAATCAAAGGCCTACCGAAGATTCACAAACCAGGGAATGAGATGAGGGAGATAATTTCGGGAGTGAACGCGCCCACTGAAGAAGTGGCGAAGTGGCTACTGAACGAGTTTAAAAGGATGCCAAAACCTTTCAAAACGAGATCGGTGACCAACACCTTAGAGTTCGTGAACAGACTGCAGGCGTCGGGAGGCATAGAAGAGGACGAGGTCATGGTTTCCTTTGATGTTTCAGCTTTGTTCCCAAGTGTTCCCGTTAAAGAAGCTTCTAATCTGCTAGAAGATTGGTTGCTTCAACAACACAATGGGAGCACTTGGAAACTCAAAGTTAGAAACTACAAGAAATTGGTGGACTTGT ACGAACAGAAACTAAAAGATTATATGCCTAATGTTGAAACGTCATCCTCTCAGTACCGGTCCTAA
- the LOC129737901 gene encoding uncharacterized protein LOC129737901: MASKPFEPNVFLKLKKCIAGLRKSIAFLKECLHLGLTPVSHKVVVNEKVPSKLVKKLESGFIKDSVEKLYAQLNIKTLKCYALHLKLARDYPIEFPAFLTKVKVAEKCEERRKERVLRNKLELLKARQPPRNYEKPSVAVLDDRSTQQRSKLRGVEETKDQIIIDVETAIRSSKLSTAQKDCARAEVADVLRKGINGKSNVEEIQIAKELRRKEVFYVKADKGNSVVIMDKTDYNGLMQAKIDEGPYRVRREDPLPEMVKEVEKTLKDCGPILGFAPGALKVSAPIVLRIKGLPKIHKPGNEMREIISGVNAPTEEVAKWLLNEFKRMPKPFKTRSVTNTLEFVNRLQASGGIEEDEVMVSFDVSALFPSVPVKEASNLLEDWLLQQHNGSTWKLKVRNYKKLVDLWYKTTSVQCIGPSGSLRNDFSPKVLILQGVP, from the exons ATGGCATCCAAGCCGTTCGAGCCAAAcgtgtttttaaaattgaagaagtgTATCGCGGGGCTACGTAAAAGTATAGCATTCCTGAAGGAGTGTTTACATCTTGGGCTAACTCCTGTTAGTCATAAAGTGGTGGTAAATGAAAAAGTGCCATCGAAATTGGTGAAGAAACTCGAAAGTGGTTTCATAAAAGACAGTGTTGAGAAGTTGTATGCACAACTTAACATCAAAACGTTGAAGTGCTACGCATTGCATTTGAAGCTGGCCAGGGACTACCCGATCGAGTTCCCTGCGTTTCTGACGAAGGTCAAGGTGGCGGAAAAGTGCGAGGAAAGGCGTAAGGAAAGGGTGCTACGGAATAAGTTGGAGCTACTGAAGGCAAGGCAGCCGCCACGGAACTACGAGAAACCCAGCGTGGCGGTACTGGATG ATCGATCTACTCAACAAAGGTCTAAACTACGCGGTGTCGAGGAAACCAAGGACCAGATAATCATCGATGTAGAGACGGCTATTAGGTCCAGTAAGCTGTCCACGGCCCAGAAGGATTGCGCCAGAGCCGAAGTGGCAGATGTCTTGAGAAAGGGCATCAATGGGAAATCCAACGTCGAGGAAATCCAGATAGCGAAAGAACTTAGGAGAAAGGAGGTGTTCTACGTCAAGGCGGACAAGGGAAATTCGGTGGTCATCATGGACAAAACGGATTACAACGGATTGATGCAGGCCAAAATCGATGAAGGACCGTATCGAGTTCGAAGAGAGGACCCGCTACCGGAGATGGTTAAGGAGGTGGAAAAAACGCTGAAGGACTGTGGACCGATCTTAGGGTTTGCGCCGGGCGCCCTGAAAGTGTCTGCCCCAATCGTCCTTAGAATCAAAGGCCTACCGAAGATTCACAAACCAGGGAATGAGATGAGGGAGATAATTTCGGGAGTGAACGCGCCCACTGAAGAAGTGGCGAAGTGGCTACTGAACGAGTTTAAAAGGATGCCAAAACCTTTCAAAACGAGATCGGTGACCAACACCTTAGAGTTCGTGAACAGACTGCAGGCGTCGGGAGGCATAGAAGAGGACGAGGTCATGGTTTCCTTTGATGTTTCAGCTTTGTTCCCAAGTGTTCCCGTTAAAGAAGCTTCTAATCTGCTAGAAGATTGGTTGCTTCAACAACACAATGGGAGCACTTGGAAACTCAAAGTTAGAAACTACAAGAAATTGGTGGACTTGT